One window from the genome of Microcoleus sp. AS-A8 encodes:
- a CDS encoding polysaccharide deacetylase family protein encodes MQLAPLYPIVYKILKPLFPSCLWSGTTASRTIALTFDDGPHPQYTPELLQVLDHYNIKASFFWLGACVQRAPSIAQAVYQRDHWIGLHGYYHDSFALLSPEALQQSLAKTQEAICAALATATHDAKACHLHPDRIRDVRPPNGLFTPQTLSLLHQWNYRPVMWSVVPEDWERPGIDVVVQRVLQQVRNGSLIVLHDGYCGGQDVAETTAQLIPRLLEQGYDFITIDQLWQLSPA; translated from the coding sequence ATGCAGCTTGCTCCGCTTTACCCTATTGTGTACAAAATTCTGAAACCGTTGTTTCCCAGTTGTCTTTGGTCAGGAACGACCGCGTCACGAACCATCGCCCTGACCTTTGATGATGGCCCCCATCCGCAGTACACCCCAGAACTCCTGCAAGTTCTAGACCACTACAACATTAAAGCGAGTTTTTTCTGGCTGGGGGCTTGTGTGCAGCGGGCACCTAGCATTGCTCAAGCCGTTTATCAGCGGGATCACTGGATTGGGTTACATGGATATTACCATGACTCCTTTGCCTTGCTCTCGCCGGAGGCACTCCAGCAGAGTTTGGCGAAAACTCAAGAAGCGATTTGCGCCGCGCTGGCGACCGCTACACATGACGCTAAGGCTTGTCACCTCCACCCAGACCGTATTCGAGACGTTCGCCCTCCCAATGGTTTGTTTACCCCCCAGACTTTGAGTTTATTGCACCAGTGGAATTACCGACCCGTCATGTGGAGCGTTGTACCGGAAGATTGGGAGCGCCCTGGCATTGATGTCGTCGTGCAGCGAGTTTTACAGCAGGTTCGCAATGGGTCGCTGATTGTCTTACACGATGGTTACTGCGGAGGACAAGATGTGGCTGAAACAACGGCTCAGTTAATCCCTCGGTTGTTAGAGCAAGGTTATGATTTCATCACGATCGACCAATTATGGCAACTTTCTCCTGCCTAA
- the rpoD gene encoding RNA polymerase sigma factor RpoD, which translates to MTQANDVLATLTQPESEFEFLIEDEANRDELVDAQPDEEDGKPGKVRSTRRRAQAKKKHYTEDSIRLYLQEIGRIRLLRADEEIELARKIADLLELERVRDRLSDQLEREPQDSEWATEVNMPLQAFRHRLYVGRRAKDKMVQSNLRLVVSIAKKYMNRGLSFQDLIQEGSLGLIRAAEKFDHEKGYKFSTYATWWIRQAITRAIADQSRTIRLPVHLYETISRIKKTTKILSQEMGRKPTEEEIADRMEMTIEKLRFIAKSAQLPISLETPIGKEEDSRLGDFIEADGETPEDQVSKNLLREDLESVLDTLSPRERDVLRLRYGLDDGRMKTLEEIGQIFNVTRERIRQIEAKALRKLRHPNRNSILKEYIR; encoded by the coding sequence ATGACCCAGGCAAACGACGTACTCGCAACACTAACTCAACCCGAAAGCGAGTTTGAATTCTTGATCGAGGATGAAGCGAACCGAGACGAGCTGGTGGACGCTCAACCGGATGAGGAAGACGGTAAGCCTGGAAAGGTGCGCTCTACCCGTCGTCGCGCACAAGCAAAGAAAAAACACTATACAGAAGATTCAATTCGCCTGTATCTGCAAGAAATCGGTCGAATTCGGTTGTTGCGGGCAGATGAAGAGATTGAACTGGCTCGTAAAATTGCGGATTTATTAGAGTTAGAGCGTGTACGCGATCGCTTGTCTGATCAATTAGAGCGAGAGCCACAAGATAGCGAATGGGCAACCGAGGTGAACATGCCTCTGCAAGCCTTCCGTCACCGCCTTTACGTAGGGCGGAGAGCGAAGGACAAAATGGTACAGTCTAACCTGCGTCTGGTTGTTTCCATTGCCAAAAAATACATGAATCGAGGTCTTTCATTCCAAGACTTGATTCAAGAAGGCTCTCTAGGTTTAATTCGTGCCGCTGAGAAGTTTGATCATGAAAAAGGCTACAAGTTCTCCACCTATGCAACTTGGTGGATTAGGCAGGCTATCACCCGTGCTATAGCCGATCAGTCCCGCACGATTCGCTTACCTGTTCACCTGTACGAGACAATCTCGCGGATCAAAAAAACTACTAAAATCCTCTCTCAAGAAATGGGTCGTAAGCCCACCGAAGAAGAAATTGCTGATCGCATGGAAATGACCATCGAGAAGCTGCGATTCATTGCCAAATCTGCCCAACTTCCCATCTCCCTCGAAACACCGATCGGTAAAGAAGAAGACTCCCGTCTTGGAGACTTTATTGAAGCCGATGGCGAAACTCCAGAAGATCAAGTTTCCAAAAATCTGCTTCGGGAAGACCTCGAAAGCGTTCTTGACACCCTTAGCCCCCGCGAACGTGATGTTCTCCGCTTACGTTACGGGTTGGATGATGGACGTATGAAGACCCTGGAAGAAATTGGTCAAATTTTCAACGTCACTCGCGAACGAATTCGGCAAATTGAAGCCAAAGCGCTCCGCAAACTGCGCCATCCCAATCGCAACAGTATTCTCAAAGAATACATTCGCTAA
- a CDS encoding chlorophyll a/b-binding protein → MQGESRNDAKFGFTPQAENWNGRLAMIGFVAALITEFVTGQGVLHFWGLL, encoded by the coding sequence ATGCAAGGCGAATCTCGCAACGATGCCAAATTCGGCTTTACGCCTCAAGCAGAAAATTGGAACGGTCGTTTAGCCATGATTGGCTTCGTTGCCGCTCTGATTACTGAGTTCGTTACAGGTCAAGGTGTATTGCACTTCTGGGGTTTGCTGTAA
- a CDS encoding glycoside hydrolase family 15 protein, with protein sequence MSIIASQLPARLDYYYHQIKAVILKRQNPMTGLLPASTAINAHGDYTDAWVRDNVYSILAVWGLALAYRKLDADGGRTFELEHNVVKLMRGLLFCMMRQAHKVEQFKETQSLMDALHAKYNTSTGDVVVGDDQWGHLQLDATSLFLLMLAQMTASGLYIIYTIDEVSFVQNLVYYIGRAYRTPDYGIWERGNKVNHGNPELNASSVGMAKAALEAINGLDLFGVRGSAASVIHVLPDEMARSRITLEYLLPRESGSKETDAALLSVIGFPAFAIEDAELIERTKNDIVKKLEGRYGCKRFLRDGHQTVLEDTTRLHYDPWELQKFEHIECEWPLFFSYLVLDGLFRGDTEQVQNYQARLESLLVERDGLKLLPELYYVPQENIEAERQSPRSQRRLPNENVPLVWAQSLYYLGQMLSEGLIAPGDIDPLGRHLCIGRHQDPVVQIALLAEDEDLQTQLATYGIATQTPKQVEPMQVRQAIELSTVYAQMGHCDALSLTGRPVRRLRSLTTSRIFRIGQETIVFLPAFLDQQQFYLTLDYHFLVDQIKSELAYIQRHWSELGRPTMTLLLTHTMWETSREAMENRHRGREGENLSISHPKSQDSPLLELIQQLKEGWCEGVRVKLGRLNQLLLTAGIERIDFLQEFEFTQSAVKDAIPRQYYLTSRPGQHGPLGHTQEFLLECETNLGLLLDSLRESDNLYEQIELLRTLKRLRGLDFDTGFGGPGPRVTVADLLNEVYLKAGTESVSPYWAVVRQAAGLLNKADISLSDAVTEMLVRGKQITVGRAYSEASLIKNPMSHLELQAKIDEFCREDIRDRVLTQEILIYLGTIIKAEPSLLKGLLTLRVGYLILLLTSELAAEVGVTQDEAYERLMHLSPFEIKMRLRSCIAGYEGMNQKLRQQESLHVKRLDREINWGVLSGEREETEETPTVGSWVRKRQLDGAAGRVPKNFYPSVWLVMKHCRGLVIGDKLERRNRLDSAPILSEMTPGEKNFALRVEHLLNKIEAPEYRQVNIEALMELAAIAERNPELQVEEYIVFDVLIGHAVRLAWLERFPEKADRYDEYKAAAWRAFYDTSPTECAGHILKAFRFLTQVGQATAV encoded by the coding sequence ATGTCTATCATCGCTTCCCAACTACCCGCTCGATTAGATTATTACTACCACCAAATCAAGGCGGTCATCCTGAAACGCCAAAACCCGATGACGGGTTTATTACCAGCCAGTACGGCGATTAATGCCCACGGCGACTACACCGACGCCTGGGTACGGGATAACGTTTACAGTATTTTGGCGGTTTGGGGACTAGCCTTGGCTTACCGCAAGCTCGATGCAGATGGTGGGCGTACCTTTGAACTGGAACACAACGTTGTCAAGCTGATGCGGGGGCTGCTGTTCTGCATGATGCGGCAAGCTCACAAAGTAGAACAGTTTAAAGAAACCCAATCGCTGATGGACGCCCTGCACGCCAAATACAATACCAGCACGGGCGACGTGGTTGTGGGCGATGACCAGTGGGGTCATTTGCAACTGGATGCAACCTCCCTGTTCTTGCTGATGCTGGCTCAGATGACGGCATCAGGGCTGTACATCATCTATACAATCGACGAAGTTAGCTTTGTCCAAAATCTTGTTTATTACATCGGTCGGGCGTATCGTACACCCGATTACGGCATCTGGGAGCGAGGGAATAAGGTCAATCATGGCAATCCTGAACTGAACGCAAGTTCGGTTGGGATGGCAAAAGCGGCATTGGAAGCGATTAATGGGTTAGATTTATTCGGTGTTCGGGGTTCAGCGGCGTCTGTGATTCATGTATTACCCGATGAAATGGCGCGATCGCGAATTACACTAGAATATCTTCTGCCCCGCGAGTCGGGTTCCAAAGAAACAGATGCGGCTCTTTTAAGTGTGATTGGATTCCCCGCCTTTGCCATAGAAGACGCCGAACTCATCGAACGAACCAAGAACGACATCGTCAAGAAGCTAGAAGGGCGATACGGTTGCAAACGCTTCCTGCGGGATGGTCACCAAACAGTTTTAGAAGATACTACACGCCTGCACTACGACCCCTGGGAACTGCAAAAGTTTGAACATATTGAGTGCGAGTGGCCTTTATTTTTTTCCTATCTGGTGCTCGATGGGCTTTTTCGGGGAGACACCGAGCAAGTTCAAAACTATCAAGCGCGTTTAGAAAGTTTGTTAGTTGAGCGAGACGGACTCAAACTGCTACCCGAATTGTATTACGTACCCCAGGAGAACATCGAAGCAGAGCGGCAGTCTCCTCGTAGCCAGAGGCGTCTTCCTAACGAAAATGTGCCTTTGGTGTGGGCACAGAGTTTATACTATTTGGGTCAGATGCTGAGTGAAGGACTAATCGCACCTGGAGATATTGACCCCTTGGGGCGTCATTTATGCATCGGGCGTCATCAAGATCCGGTGGTGCAAATTGCTCTACTCGCAGAGGATGAAGATTTACAGACTCAACTAGCCACTTACGGGATTGCCACGCAAACCCCCAAACAGGTAGAGCCGATGCAGGTGCGTCAGGCGATCGAGCTGTCAACGGTTTATGCTCAAATGGGGCATTGTGATGCGCTTTCGTTAACGGGACGCCCGGTGCGACGGTTGCGGAGTCTGACAACGTCGAGAATCTTTCGGATTGGGCAAGAAACAATTGTGTTTCTGCCTGCGTTTTTGGATCAGCAGCAGTTTTATCTGACTCTGGATTACCATTTTCTGGTGGATCAGATTAAAAGTGAACTCGCCTACATTCAGCGCCACTGGAGTGAACTCGGTCGTCCAACGATGACGCTGTTGTTAACTCATACCATGTGGGAAACCAGCCGGGAAGCGATGGAGAATAGGCACAGAGGCAGAGAAGGCGAAAATCTCTCAATTTCCCATCCAAAATCCCAAGATTCACCCCTTTTAGAGTTAATTCAGCAACTAAAAGAAGGTTGGTGTGAAGGTGTTCGGGTCAAGCTAGGGCGTCTCAATCAATTGTTACTCACGGCTGGAATCGAACGCATCGATTTTCTACAAGAGTTTGAATTTACCCAATCAGCGGTTAAAGATGCGATTCCACGTCAGTATTACTTAACTAGTCGTCCTGGACAACATGGGCCATTAGGACATACTCAGGAATTTTTACTGGAGTGTGAAACAAATCTGGGGTTATTGCTGGACAGTTTGCGGGAATCGGATAACCTCTACGAACAAATCGAGTTGTTGCGTACTCTGAAACGTCTGCGGGGATTAGATTTCGATACGGGATTTGGGGGGCCAGGGCCACGGGTGACAGTGGCGGATTTGCTGAATGAAGTTTATCTCAAAGCGGGTACTGAATCGGTTTCTCCTTACTGGGCGGTGGTACGTCAAGCCGCTGGTTTGCTGAACAAGGCGGATATCAGTTTGTCGGATGCAGTGACGGAAATGTTGGTGCGCGGTAAGCAGATTACCGTGGGAAGAGCTTATAGTGAGGCATCGCTGATTAAAAATCCAATGTCGCACTTGGAACTTCAAGCGAAGATTGATGAATTCTGTCGGGAAGATATTCGCGATCGCGTTTTGACCCAAGAAATTCTGATTTATTTGGGTACCATTATCAAAGCAGAACCCTCTTTACTCAAGGGTTTGCTGACGCTACGAGTGGGGTACCTGATTCTGCTATTAACCAGCGAACTGGCGGCTGAAGTAGGGGTGACTCAGGATGAAGCCTATGAGCGACTCATGCACTTAAGCCCATTTGAAATTAAGATGCGGTTACGCTCTTGTATCGCGGGATATGAGGGCATGAACCAAAAGCTGCGTCAACAAGAATCATTGCACGTCAAGCGACTTGATCGCGAGATTAATTGGGGTGTCTTATCGGGCGAACGGGAGGAGACGGAGGAGACACCCACGGTTGGCAGTTGGGTAAGAAAGCGGCAGTTAGATGGTGCAGCCGGTCGGGTTCCCAAAAACTTCTATCCTAGTGTTTGGCTAGTGATGAAACATTGTAGGGGTTTGGTGATTGGGGATAAGTTGGAGCGTCGGAATCGCTTGGATAGCGCTCCGATTCTCTCCGAGATGACACCAGGGGAAAAGAATTTTGCCTTGCGGGTGGAGCATTTGCTCAATAAGATTGAAGCGCCAGAATATCGCCAAGTCAATATTGAGGCGTTGATGGAACTGGCGGCGATCGCAGAACGCAATCCGGAGTTACAAGTGGAAGAGTATATTGTGTTCGATGTTCTCATCGGTCATGCTGTACGCTTGGCCTGGTTGGAGCGATTTCCCGAAAAAGCAGATCGATATGATGAGTATAAGGCGGCGGCTTGGCGTGCCTTTTACGATACCTCACCCACTGAGTGTGCAGGTCATATCCTGAAGGCGTTCCGTTTCTTAACTCAGGTGGGACAGGCGACGGCTGTTTAG
- a CDS encoding DUF1257 domain-containing protein: MSHFTTIKVQIKNGEMLHQALEELGYKVECNKKVRGYLGDTAKAEYVIRQDNGYDLGFRHDGETYELVADFWGARIDQKGFINSLMQKYAHKTLMASVQEQGFNVEQEETLEDGTVRVVVGRWV; this comes from the coding sequence ATGTCTCATTTCACAACCATTAAAGTTCAAATCAAAAATGGCGAGATGCTGCATCAGGCATTGGAAGAATTGGGATACAAGGTAGAGTGCAACAAAAAAGTCAGGGGATACCTCGGAGACACCGCCAAAGCTGAATATGTGATCCGGCAGGATAATGGGTATGATTTGGGCTTTCGTCACGATGGTGAAACTTATGAATTAGTGGCGGATTTCTGGGGCGCGAGAATTGATCAGAAAGGGTTTATTAACTCGTTGATGCAAAAGTACGCCCACAAAACTCTAATGGCATCCGTGCAAGAGCAAGGGTTTAATGTGGAGCAGGAAGAAACCCTGGAAGATGGCACAGTGCGAGTCGTTGTGGGACGGTGGGTGTAG
- a CDS encoding diguanylate cyclase, which produces MSIQAKSCQFEAKLRESEKLLRLILSNLSDTVLITDETGAFTYICPNIECIFGYSSQEAQELGNIANLLGNDFCELDTFKHSREICNLEWTIRDKAGRIHTILINVKRVKIQGGTRLYSCRDITERKILQEALRQSHEELGKRVLERTVQLCESNALLREELIDRKRAEAALRRSETELQQANEKLVRWVDELEQRNQEMARLAKMSDFLQTCVTLEDAYSALATLVQPIFLGSSGGVFLLDSTQNQLEAVATWGLALKSQIAFSLKECWALRRRRSRFVQHTHSQLRCQHILADPAPAESLCVPMMAEGKVLGLLYLSSLKQGHLTDTKQKLAVTVAEHLSLAISNLKLRETLKHESIHDPLTGLFNRRYMEESLKREIFRAQRQGQPVGVIMIDIDHFKQFNDTFGHEAGDKVLRELASFLQINIRSSDIACRYGGEELLLILPDASLADSRHRAEQLRQGVKQLQVEYRDQLLNRITISLGVACFPAEGLTGEAIIQAADTALYQAKKLGRDRVAVASTSALKLEVNSRSLDP; this is translated from the coding sequence ATGAGTATTCAGGCAAAATCTTGCCAATTTGAAGCCAAGCTACGGGAATCCGAGAAACTCCTCCGACTTATCCTGAGCAATCTTTCTGATACGGTTTTAATTACGGATGAGACTGGAGCATTTACTTATATTTGCCCGAATATAGAATGTATTTTTGGCTATTCTTCCCAAGAAGCTCAAGAATTGGGGAATATTGCCAACCTGTTAGGAAATGACTTTTGTGAGCTTGATACATTCAAGCACTCCAGAGAAATCTGCAATCTTGAATGGACGATTAGGGATAAAGCTGGCAGAATCCACACGATCCTGATTAATGTGAAACGTGTAAAAATTCAGGGGGGAACCCGACTTTATAGCTGCCGTGACATTACAGAACGCAAAATTTTACAGGAGGCTCTACGTCAATCTCATGAAGAATTAGGAAAACGAGTGCTGGAGAGAACCGTTCAACTGTGTGAATCAAATGCACTCTTAAGAGAGGAATTGATTGATCGCAAGCGAGCCGAAGCCGCACTGCGCCGGAGTGAAACCGAACTGCAACAAGCTAACGAGAAGCTCGTCCGCTGGGTAGACGAACTGGAACAGCGCAATCAAGAAATGGCGCGGTTGGCCAAAATGAGTGATTTTTTGCAAACCTGCGTGACGCTTGAAGATGCCTACAGTGCCCTAGCCACGCTAGTACAGCCGATCTTTCTCGGTAGTTCGGGCGGTGTATTTTTGCTGGATTCAACCCAAAATCAGTTAGAGGCGGTAGCAACTTGGGGACTCGCGCTCAAGAGTCAAATTGCATTCTCTTTGAAGGAATGTTGGGCACTACGACGGCGTCGCTCTCGTTTTGTGCAGCATACTCATTCTCAATTACGGTGCCAACATATTCTGGCTGATCCTGCTCCGGCTGAATCCCTATGTGTGCCGATGATGGCAGAGGGAAAAGTGTTGGGTCTACTCTATTTAAGTTCACTCAAACAAGGGCACTTAACTGATACGAAACAAAAATTAGCGGTGACGGTGGCGGAACACCTAAGTCTGGCTATCAGTAATTTAAAACTCCGGGAGACTTTAAAACATGAGAGCATTCACGACCCCCTGACGGGTTTATTCAATCGACGTTACATGGAAGAATCCCTGAAACGGGAGATTTTCCGCGCTCAGCGTCAGGGGCAACCTGTGGGTGTAATTATGATTGATATTGACCACTTTAAGCAATTTAACGACACATTTGGGCATGAGGCGGGAGATAAAGTTTTGCGAGAATTGGCGAGTTTTTTGCAAATCAATATCCGCAGTTCAGATATTGCTTGCCGCTATGGAGGTGAGGAATTACTTCTGATTTTGCCAGATGCCTCTTTAGCCGATAGTCGGCATCGAGCTGAGCAACTGCGACAAGGAGTGAAGCAACTTCAGGTGGAGTATCGAGATCAACTCCTTAATAGAATTACAATTTCGCTGGGAGTGGCGTGCTTTCCAGCGGAAGGTTTGACGGGTGAAGCCATCATCCAGGCAGCCGATACGGCTTTATATCAGGCGAAAAAATTGGGACGCGATCGCGTGGCGGTTGCCTCTACCTCAGCTTTAAAATTAGAGGTTAATTCACGCTCGTTAGACCCCTAA
- a CDS encoding thermonuclease family protein — MPRQDWGTASGLDLGRVRTRRRNYWRSKIKINEPISKNCIRRVNNFRPIQKLMFFRLIPKSFLWLSATILIITLGGCESLQSLFGGGGYTVKRVSDGDTITVTDPSGKNISVRFACVDAPEVPHKVEERKSRKLVDKTQFKWGEKAQQRVQQLVKQSGDRVKLTVTDTDQYGRKISEVRLTDGTFIQQVLVTEGLAQVYRPYLKNCPSAALVEAAEADAKKRRVGVWGDKKYTSAWEWRRSNK, encoded by the coding sequence TTGCCGAGACAAGATTGGGGAACGGCATCGGGGTTGGATTTGGGTCGAGTCAGAACTAGGAGGAGGAACTACTGGCGCAGTAAGATTAAGATTAACGAACCCATCTCCAAAAACTGCATCCGGCGAGTGAATAATTTTCGACCCATTCAAAAGCTCATGTTTTTTCGATTGATACCCAAATCTTTTCTATGGCTGAGTGCCACTATCCTAATTATTACTTTAGGAGGATGCGAATCACTTCAAAGCCTATTTGGAGGAGGTGGCTATACCGTAAAACGAGTGTCTGATGGAGACACAATCACCGTTACCGACCCCTCTGGCAAAAATATTAGCGTGCGTTTCGCTTGTGTGGATGCACCGGAAGTTCCTCATAAGGTAGAGGAGAGAAAAAGCAGAAAATTGGTGGATAAGACCCAATTTAAGTGGGGGGAAAAAGCCCAGCAGCGAGTGCAACAATTGGTCAAGCAAAGCGGTGATCGTGTTAAATTGACTGTCACTGATACAGATCAATATGGACGTAAAATCAGTGAAGTTCGTCTCACCGATGGCACTTTTATTCAGCAGGTTTTGGTAACTGAAGGACTCGCGCAAGTTTATCGACCCTACTTAAAAAACTGTCCCAGTGCAGCCCTTGTAGAGGCGGCAGAAGCAGATGCCAAGAAGCGGCGTGTGGGAGTTTGGGGTGATAAAAAATATACCTCGGCTTGGGAGTGGCGACGGAGCAATAAATAA